Proteins co-encoded in one Saprospira grandis genomic window:
- a CDS encoding alpha-2-macroglobulin family protein, whose amino-acid sequence MKKYPLWLLFSLLISTQMFSQNYEKAWLEIDSLDRQGLPESALKKTDSLLQIIRKAEAGPARTAHYVKGLLYYNKFQGSLEEDGLVKSIYRLEEEMQKAEGSEKALLQSMVAQLYHEYLSNHYYKFSDRSKVNDLELQDIRTWDIERITEQAFALYWASLSNPAALELELGQFAPILSRTDFDADLQPTLYELLAQRALNFFENENSYLSQPAYQFYVESPALFAVGQEFVGQKIESRDSFSHKWQTLKLYQKIVARSLERKSPLVLLQFELRRLKWTYSQSINADKDALYLAALTALEEKYEGQAAVAEIIFAKATYYKQIGQGYSPSQPDPKARWALKVADSIATSIIADYPKSFGAKQAQSLKVELAQKYLQHRIERYLPLNQAGLIRLDYKNLSQVHLRLIKLSESELERFQEIRYEYQEQIDFLAKRDPVYSQSHQLIDSGDFQMHGTELMIPAQADPGIYVVQLSANADFSYAKNANSIAVVQLTNLGLIQRQEKGLYEFIVVNRWTGEPQKGVKVEFRERQYNSFSKKYNWKRLKSVLTDGMGYALSKNIKRDDDYYSYNIRIEKGKDFLLPESSFYNYDYEEPRVNGSTEIRFFSDRAIYRPGQTIYFKGIALYSKGEQYKVVKNQEYAISLFDVNGQKLEELRLTTNEYGSLQGSFTAPTTGLMGQMTIRNTSLGYYSSHSIRVEEYKRPKFEVNFLPQEEAYKLNDQVTVLAQAEALAGPAISEAKFSYRVVREVRFPYWRYWGWNPWSGQSQEITKGEGVTDEKGVAKIEFEAVPDKSISLDKQPVFNYTIYVDVTDINGETRSSQTSVRVGAIALDLSVDLKSELDQGQKLGKLKLNSRNLNGGFEPALLELSWERLEEPENIYVKRQWELPDYYSLGEQEFKAAFPHIAYKQEDQSRNWKVLKKQAKSSINTAEQKEIDLQKLLKKWPTGYYRLSVKTTDKYGQEIKLEREFRLFNSQTKKASVQDILFANQSSFTVEPGEKIEFALASATDFPVLFECDQKGIGISQRSWLQLGEKWNKQSYTVKEDDRGNLYFRLVGLRYNRSFSQRINVYVPHSNKKLNIELSTFRDKLQPGQEERWELKITGPNKAAAEAELVASLYDASLDALVSHNWGLSLYGAYYGSSNWSTNCMSVEQASLVAAFDWNLSYSYPSHKWSSLNWQGFSFYDWGFSPRRMYKSRSRATRAAGRAEKKEAEVFGEPAMEEAMVDDFAEKTAPPPPTPITDSGLAEAPEEPSDKDAGDLGDVKVRTNLNETVFFFPQLRTDKEGNVILSFTMNEALTRWRLMLLAHTEDLKVGQKEAFVQTQKDLMVVPNAPRFFRQGDKMEFSAKINSLVDKELEGEAQLLLFDAYSMQAIDAEWANKNNRQSFSLKAKGAMALSWELEVPSNWTTPVVHRIVAKAGQFSDGEESSLPVLSNRMLVTESMPLPVRGKTNKNFEFKRMQELSKSNTLEHYSYTLEFTPNPAWYAVQSLPYLMEYPHECSEQLFSRYYANSLAANVANSHPKIKRVFEAWKAAGSKALESNLSKNQALKNALLEETPWVLQAQSEAQQKKHLGVLFDLNRMGQEQKQALRKLADRQLGNGGFPWFPGGRDSWYISQYIVEGMGHLQVMGVAQENEPMSQDMIIKAVQYIDNELLDHYDRLQATAKRQKDPEAYLKEDHLDYMVIHYFYARSFFPKVELKSRRLREARAYYTGQMQTYALKKSIYMQGMIALALHRDENLPEVQQSIIKSLKERALKSEEMGMYWQSPHGYFWYELPIERHCLMIELFDEVANDQETVEALKTWLLKAKQTTHWKTTKATAAACYALLARGENYLVDSQPVDIKLGGELLDQQALNPEPGTGYIKKRWSAKEIQPKMAQVEIKNPNASVAWGAIYWQYFEQLDKIESFEETPLQLKKQLFKQVKGDRGLELQPITAEKGLEVGDLVMVRIELRVDRDMEYVHLKDQRAAAFEPTNVLSQYKYQGGLGYYESTKDAATHFFFSYLSKGTYVFEYPVRVAQKGDFSNGISSIQCMYAPEFSSHSQGIRLEVK is encoded by the coding sequence ATGAAAAAATACCCATTATGGCTATTATTTAGCCTTTTAATTAGTACCCAGATGTTTTCCCAAAACTATGAAAAGGCCTGGCTAGAGATTGACTCTTTAGATAGGCAGGGCTTGCCGGAATCGGCCCTTAAAAAGACGGACAGTTTGCTGCAAATTATTCGAAAAGCAGAGGCTGGACCAGCTCGAACGGCGCATTATGTCAAGGGCTTGTTGTATTACAATAAGTTTCAGGGCAGTTTAGAAGAGGACGGTTTAGTGAAGTCCATTTATCGCTTGGAAGAAGAGATGCAAAAGGCCGAGGGCAGTGAAAAAGCGCTCTTGCAGTCTATGGTGGCTCAGCTTTATCATGAGTATTTGAGCAATCACTATTATAAGTTCTCGGATCGGAGCAAGGTGAATGATTTGGAGCTCCAAGACATTCGGACTTGGGATATTGAGCGAATTACGGAGCAGGCATTTGCTTTGTATTGGGCTTCTTTGTCGAATCCAGCGGCCTTAGAGTTAGAGTTGGGGCAATTTGCGCCCATTTTGTCTCGGACAGATTTTGATGCAGATTTGCAGCCTACGCTTTATGAATTATTGGCCCAAAGAGCCCTCAATTTCTTTGAAAATGAGAACAGCTATTTGAGTCAGCCCGCTTATCAGTTTTATGTGGAATCGCCTGCGCTTTTTGCTGTTGGGCAGGAGTTTGTTGGGCAAAAAATTGAGAGCAGAGATAGCTTTTCGCATAAATGGCAGACCTTAAAACTGTATCAGAAAATTGTGGCCAGATCGCTAGAAAGAAAGTCGCCTTTGGTCCTCTTACAGTTTGAGTTGCGTCGCTTAAAATGGACTTATTCACAATCTATTAATGCGGACAAGGATGCGCTTTATTTGGCTGCTTTGACCGCCTTGGAAGAAAAATATGAGGGACAGGCTGCTGTGGCCGAAATCATTTTTGCCAAAGCGACTTATTATAAGCAAATAGGGCAGGGTTATTCGCCTAGTCAGCCAGATCCAAAGGCGCGTTGGGCCTTAAAAGTGGCCGATTCTATAGCCACAAGCATTATTGCCGATTACCCCAAGAGTTTTGGGGCCAAGCAGGCGCAAAGCTTAAAGGTAGAGCTGGCGCAAAAGTATTTGCAGCATAGAATAGAGCGTTATTTGCCTTTAAATCAGGCGGGCCTCATTCGTTTGGATTATAAAAACTTGAGTCAGGTTCATCTGCGCCTCATCAAGTTGAGCGAGTCGGAGCTAGAGCGTTTTCAGGAAATTCGCTATGAATATCAGGAGCAAATAGACTTTTTGGCCAAAAGAGATCCCGTATATAGCCAGTCTCATCAGTTAATTGACTCTGGAGATTTTCAGATGCATGGCACAGAGCTCATGATTCCCGCCCAAGCGGATCCAGGCATTTATGTCGTTCAGCTTTCGGCTAATGCAGACTTTAGTTATGCCAAGAATGCGAATAGTATTGCTGTGGTTCAGTTGACCAATTTGGGCCTCATTCAGCGGCAAGAAAAGGGCCTCTATGAGTTTATTGTCGTTAATCGCTGGACGGGAGAACCTCAAAAAGGAGTAAAAGTAGAATTTAGAGAGCGACAATATAATAGCTTCAGCAAAAAATACAACTGGAAGCGCCTGAAGTCGGTGCTTACAGATGGAATGGGCTATGCCTTGAGTAAAAACATCAAGAGAGATGATGATTACTATAGCTATAACATTCGGATAGAGAAAGGGAAAGACTTTCTTTTGCCAGAAAGCAGCTTTTATAATTACGATTATGAGGAGCCTAGAGTGAATGGCAGTACAGAAATTCGATTTTTTAGCGATCGGGCCATTTATCGCCCCGGACAGACCATCTACTTTAAGGGCATTGCCTTGTACAGCAAAGGCGAGCAGTATAAGGTCGTCAAAAATCAGGAATATGCCATCTCGCTATTTGATGTCAATGGGCAGAAGCTAGAAGAGCTCAGACTTACCACCAATGAATACGGTAGCTTGCAGGGCAGTTTTACGGCTCCCACCACTGGCTTAATGGGACAAATGACCATTCGGAATACGAGCCTAGGCTACTACAGTAGCCACAGCATTCGAGTAGAAGAATACAAGCGTCCCAAGTTTGAGGTCAACTTCTTGCCTCAGGAAGAAGCCTATAAACTCAATGATCAAGTTACTGTTTTGGCTCAGGCAGAAGCCTTGGCGGGTCCTGCTATTAGTGAGGCCAAATTTAGCTATCGAGTAGTCCGAGAAGTGCGCTTCCCCTATTGGCGTTATTGGGGCTGGAACCCTTGGTCGGGCCAAAGCCAAGAAATTACCAAAGGAGAAGGCGTAACAGATGAGAAAGGAGTGGCCAAAATTGAATTTGAGGCCGTTCCAGACAAAAGCATCAGCCTAGATAAGCAGCCTGTTTTTAACTATACCATTTATGTAGATGTAACAGACATCAATGGAGAGACCCGTTCTAGCCAAACCTCTGTTCGAGTAGGCGCCATAGCCTTAGACCTCTCTGTTGACTTGAAAAGCGAGTTGGACCAAGGGCAAAAGCTAGGCAAGCTAAAACTCAATAGCCGCAACCTCAATGGTGGTTTTGAGCCCGCTCTGCTCGAATTGAGCTGGGAGCGCCTAGAAGAGCCCGAAAACATTTATGTTAAGCGCCAATGGGAGCTACCCGATTATTACAGCTTGGGCGAGCAGGAGTTTAAGGCTGCTTTTCCACATATTGCCTATAAGCAAGAGGACCAAAGCCGCAACTGGAAGGTGCTCAAAAAGCAGGCAAAAAGCAGCATCAATACCGCAGAGCAAAAAGAAATTGATCTGCAGAAATTGCTCAAGAAGTGGCCCACAGGCTACTATCGCCTGAGCGTAAAAACTACCGATAAGTATGGCCAAGAGATTAAGCTAGAACGAGAGTTCCGCTTGTTTAATAGCCAAACTAAAAAAGCAAGTGTACAAGATATTCTCTTTGCCAACCAAAGTAGCTTTACCGTAGAGCCAGGCGAAAAGATTGAATTTGCCCTAGCTTCAGCTACAGATTTTCCCGTACTCTTCGAGTGCGATCAAAAAGGGATAGGCATTAGCCAGAGAAGCTGGTTGCAATTAGGCGAAAAATGGAACAAACAAAGCTATACCGTTAAGGAAGATGATCGGGGCAATCTCTATTTCCGTCTAGTCGGCCTGCGCTATAACCGCAGCTTTAGCCAACGTATCAATGTTTATGTGCCACATAGCAACAAAAAACTCAATATAGAGCTCTCTACCTTTAGAGATAAGTTGCAGCCTGGCCAAGAAGAACGTTGGGAACTTAAAATTACAGGACCCAATAAGGCCGCTGCAGAAGCAGAGCTTGTCGCCTCGCTCTATGATGCTTCTCTAGATGCTTTAGTCAGTCATAATTGGGGCTTGTCATTGTATGGCGCTTATTATGGCAGCAGCAACTGGTCCACCAACTGCATGTCTGTAGAACAAGCTAGCCTAGTAGCCGCCTTCGACTGGAACCTCTCTTATAGCTACCCTAGCCACAAATGGAGTAGCCTCAACTGGCAGGGCTTTTCTTTCTATGATTGGGGCTTTAGCCCTAGAAGAATGTATAAGTCTCGTTCTAGAGCTACAAGAGCTGCGGGCCGTGCAGAGAAGAAAGAAGCAGAAGTGTTTGGAGAACCTGCAATGGAAGAAGCTATGGTCGACGACTTTGCAGAAAAAACAGCTCCCCCTCCCCCCACCCCTATTACAGATAGTGGACTAGCCGAAGCGCCCGAAGAGCCCAGCGACAAAGATGCAGGAGACTTAGGAGACGTAAAGGTCCGTACCAACCTCAATGAAACCGTCTTTTTCTTCCCTCAGCTGCGCACCGATAAAGAAGGAAATGTCATTTTGTCCTTTACCATGAATGAGGCCCTTACTCGCTGGCGCTTGATGCTTTTGGCCCATACAGAAGACCTCAAAGTAGGGCAAAAAGAGGCCTTTGTACAGACGCAAAAGGACCTTATGGTGGTCCCTAATGCCCCCCGATTCTTCCGCCAAGGCGATAAAATGGAGTTTTCGGCAAAAATCAACTCTTTGGTAGATAAGGAGCTAGAAGGCGAAGCCCAATTGCTGCTTTTTGATGCCTATAGCATGCAAGCGATTGATGCCGAATGGGCCAATAAAAACAATCGCCAAAGCTTTAGCCTAAAGGCCAAAGGCGCTATGGCCCTAAGCTGGGAATTAGAGGTTCCCAGCAACTGGACCACTCCTGTGGTGCATCGAATTGTTGCCAAAGCTGGACAATTTAGCGATGGAGAGGAAAGTAGCTTGCCTGTTTTGAGCAACCGTATGTTGGTGACCGAAAGCATGCCCCTACCCGTTCGAGGAAAAACCAATAAAAACTTTGAGTTTAAGCGTATGCAGGAACTCAGTAAGTCAAATACCCTCGAACACTATAGCTATACTTTAGAGTTTACGCCTAATCCTGCTTGGTATGCGGTGCAGTCGCTCCCCTACCTCATGGAATACCCCCATGAGTGTAGCGAGCAGTTGTTCTCTCGCTATTATGCCAACAGTTTGGCCGCTAATGTGGCCAATTCACATCCCAAAATTAAGCGAGTGTTTGAGGCTTGGAAAGCCGCTGGCTCTAAAGCTCTAGAAAGCAATTTGAGCAAAAACCAAGCACTCAAAAATGCCCTTTTGGAAGAAACCCCCTGGGTTTTGCAGGCCCAATCAGAAGCCCAACAAAAGAAGCATCTAGGCGTTTTGTTTGATCTCAATCGCATGGGCCAAGAACAAAAACAAGCCTTGCGCAAATTGGCCGATCGCCAGCTGGGCAATGGTGGTTTCCCTTGGTTCCCCGGTGGCCGAGATAGCTGGTACATCAGCCAATATATTGTAGAAGGCATGGGCCATTTGCAAGTGATGGGCGTGGCCCAAGAAAATGAGCCCATGAGCCAGGATATGATCATCAAAGCGGTTCAGTATATCGATAATGAATTGCTCGATCATTACGATCGCTTGCAGGCGACCGCCAAACGCCAAAAAGATCCAGAAGCTTACCTCAAAGAGGACCATCTGGATTATATGGTGATCCATTATTTCTATGCCCGCAGCTTTTTCCCTAAGGTGGAGTTGAAAAGCCGCCGCCTAAGAGAGGCTAGAGCCTATTATACTGGACAAATGCAGACTTACGCCCTCAAGAAGTCAATTTACATGCAAGGTATGATTGCCCTTGCCCTACACCGCGACGAAAACCTTCCCGAAGTACAGCAGAGCATTATCAAATCCTTAAAAGAACGAGCCCTCAAATCGGAAGAAATGGGCATGTACTGGCAGTCGCCACATGGCTATTTCTGGTACGAATTGCCCATCGAACGCCATTGTTTGATGATCGAACTCTTTGATGAGGTGGCCAATGATCAAGAAACGGTGGAAGCACTCAAAACTTGGTTGCTCAAGGCCAAGCAAACGACGCATTGGAAAACCACTAAGGCAACCGCCGCCGCCTGTTATGCCCTCTTGGCCCGTGGAGAAAACTATTTGGTCGATAGCCAACCCGTTGATATCAAATTGGGGGGAGAACTACTGGACCAACAAGCCTTGAATCCCGAGCCTGGCACGGGCTACATCAAAAAACGCTGGTCGGCTAAGGAAATTCAACCGAAAATGGCCCAAGTAGAAATCAAAAATCCCAATGCTTCTGTGGCTTGGGGCGCGATCTACTGGCAGTATTTCGAGCAACTCGATAAGATTGAAAGCTTTGAAGAAACGCCTTTGCAACTCAAAAAGCAGCTCTTTAAGCAAGTAAAAGGCGATCGAGGGCTAGAATTACAGCCCATCACCGCCGAAAAAGGCCTAGAAGTAGGCGATTTGGTCATGGTCCGCATCGAACTTCGTGTGGATCGAGATATGGAATATGTCCACCTCAAAGACCAAAGAGCCGCCGCTTTTGAGCCTACCAATGTGCTCAGCCAATATAAATACCAAGGCGGCTTAGGCTATTACGAAAGCACCAAAGATGCCGCTACGCACTTCTTTTTCTCTTATCTGAGCAAAGGAACCTATGTCTTTGAATACCCTGTTCGAGTGGCCCAAAAAGGCGACTTTAGCAACGGAATTAGCAGCATTCAATGCATGTACGCCCCCGAGTTTTCTTCACATTCTCAAGGTATCCGCCTAGAAGTAAAATAA
- a CDS encoding peptidoglycan recognition protein family protein, producing MSNPTIRRNDQGQAVKSLQQQLSQLGYPLVADGLFGAVTEQAVKKFQKKEGLWADGVVGPKTWAKINQRINQHPQAFDPIVDQYLDLGPGEYIHSSSKKIGVCLHHTVSGGRPERVVEVWKADRRGPVGTHFVIGRGGASGNAESDGKIVQCIPIDAWAHHILSKRMGFSNEHNILVNQSYVGIELCSWGILEKKNGRYYALGGKIEVPANEVAILPQPFRTYTYWHKYSPAQLDALYRLLVVLGQKLHINYGQDGPMNDWFELSWEAMALRRKLCTHTNFEYGKFDTFPQAELINVLQKVYRLFK from the coding sequence ATGAGCAATCCCACAATCAGAAGAAATGACCAAGGTCAGGCCGTCAAAAGTCTGCAGCAGCAACTTAGTCAATTGGGCTACCCTTTGGTGGCCGATGGTCTTTTTGGCGCCGTGACCGAACAGGCGGTCAAGAAATTCCAGAAAAAAGAAGGCCTTTGGGCCGATGGTGTTGTTGGACCAAAAACCTGGGCCAAAATCAATCAACGAATCAACCAGCATCCCCAAGCTTTTGACCCAATTGTCGACCAATATCTAGATTTAGGCCCCGGCGAGTATATCCATAGCAGCAGCAAAAAAATTGGCGTTTGTTTACATCATACGGTTTCTGGGGGCCGGCCCGAGCGGGTGGTGGAGGTCTGGAAAGCCGACCGCCGAGGCCCTGTAGGCACCCATTTTGTCATCGGCAGAGGGGGCGCCTCGGGCAATGCCGAAAGCGACGGAAAAATTGTGCAATGTATTCCAATCGATGCTTGGGCCCACCATATTCTGAGCAAACGCATGGGCTTTTCCAATGAGCACAACATTTTGGTCAATCAATCTTATGTGGGCATTGAGCTTTGTAGCTGGGGCATTTTGGAGAAAAAAAATGGCCGCTACTATGCTTTGGGCGGCAAAATTGAGGTGCCAGCCAATGAGGTGGCCATCTTGCCGCAGCCTTTCCGAACCTATACATATTGGCATAAATACAGCCCCGCCCAACTCGATGCCCTCTATCGGCTGTTGGTGGTTTTGGGCCAAAAACTCCATATCAATTATGGCCAAGATGGCCCCATGAACGACTGGTTTGAACTGAGCTGGGAGGCTATGGCCCTCCGCCGAAAACTCTGCACCCACACCAACTTTGAATACGGCAAATTTGATACTTTTCCGCAGGCCGAACTCATCAATGTCTTGCAAAAGGTCTATCGCCTATTTAAATAA
- a CDS encoding protein-disulfide reductase DsbD family protein, translated as MLRTLFTFLSLFAILGSLSAQTPVRWRHEAKALGNGQYSITFKAKIEKGWYVYSLYLPSADGPVATSVTIEEGEFTPVGKASESSSDPANKKSGFDEIFEMQVTKYKNDLQILKTVATPNKQQHLVGYLEYMTCNDQSCLPPTNYEFDIDLAALPQPKAAQESTEDGKSGQVAPKAKDASNTTAQLDPAAETPKEEVAVEEETAPNSSAVEGQPISWSYEMRLIEGNSYELIFRAEMTEGWHTYSQFLEGEDGPVATKLNFVEGDHFKLLSGPTESTNDPKNKVSGFDPLFNMKLTKYKNQLEIRQRVEVLDSSKALEGFLTYMICDKEQCLPPTDLEFSFFKAAAASTPKIDPNKVLTGIDRPDIRSSLKAAAARGNCGTEVESANLSLWMIFFFGFIGGLFALLTPCVFPMIPLTVSFFTKRSQSKAEGIRNATIYGLSIIGIYVALGMFVTIVFGENALNWLSTHWIPNLSFFILFIAFAISFFGYYEITLPSSWSNETDRAADRGGLLGIFFMAFTLSLVSFSCTGPIIGTLLVQAAEGGQLAPAVGMLGFSSALALPFALFSAFPGWLNSLPRSGGWMNVVKVVLGFVEVALAFKFLSKADMTMHWELLKYETFLGIYVVVAFAMGIYLLGFIRFPHDMKGAKISLPRKGLGLFSIALATYFALGFTVDEKTGTYATPPIMSGLAPPACYSYYHPCDCPAGLQNCFHDYEEGLAYAREQKLPIMIDFTGYGCENCRKMEDQVWVKPEINKILNEEYVLISLYVDDRTKLEKTLIAPDGQKIRNVGNKWAAFERLNFGQVSQPLYVLMAPDETILNTPVGAVFDADKYQEFLECGLSNYALWGKGELK; from the coding sequence ATGTTAAGGACCCTATTTACTTTTTTGTCCCTCTTTGCCATTTTGGGCAGTTTATCGGCCCAAACGCCCGTTCGTTGGCGTCATGAGGCCAAAGCGCTAGGCAATGGGCAATACAGCATCACCTTTAAGGCCAAAATTGAAAAAGGCTGGTATGTCTATTCCCTCTACTTGCCCTCAGCAGATGGGCCAGTGGCCACCTCTGTTACTATAGAGGAGGGAGAATTTACGCCTGTTGGAAAAGCCAGTGAAAGCAGTAGCGATCCAGCAAATAAGAAATCGGGGTTTGATGAGATTTTCGAGATGCAAGTGACCAAGTATAAGAATGACTTGCAGATTTTGAAGACCGTGGCCACGCCTAATAAGCAGCAACACTTGGTCGGTTATTTAGAGTACATGACTTGTAATGACCAAAGTTGTTTGCCTCCAACCAACTATGAATTTGACATTGATTTGGCGGCTTTGCCTCAGCCCAAGGCGGCCCAAGAGTCTACTGAAGATGGGAAATCGGGCCAAGTTGCCCCCAAAGCAAAAGATGCTTCCAATACAACGGCCCAGCTAGATCCCGCTGCTGAAACGCCCAAAGAAGAAGTAGCCGTAGAGGAAGAAACAGCGCCAAATAGTAGTGCTGTAGAGGGGCAGCCCATCAGCTGGAGCTATGAAATGCGTTTGATTGAAGGGAACAGCTATGAGCTCATCTTTAGAGCAGAAATGACTGAGGGCTGGCATACCTACTCGCAGTTTTTGGAGGGAGAAGATGGTCCCGTAGCGACCAAACTCAACTTTGTAGAAGGCGATCATTTCAAGCTACTTTCTGGTCCCACAGAAAGCACCAATGATCCTAAGAATAAAGTCTCTGGTTTTGATCCGCTTTTTAACATGAAGCTGACCAAATACAAAAACCAACTAGAGATTCGACAGCGGGTAGAAGTATTGGACAGCAGCAAAGCCCTAGAGGGCTTTTTGACCTATATGATTTGTGATAAGGAGCAATGCTTGCCCCCTACCGATTTGGAATTTAGCTTTTTTAAGGCCGCAGCGGCAAGCACGCCCAAAATTGATCCGAATAAAGTATTGACGGGCATTGATCGCCCCGATATTCGCAGCAGCTTAAAAGCTGCAGCAGCTCGTGGGAACTGTGGGACCGAGGTAGAAAGTGCCAACCTCAGCCTTTGGATGATTTTCTTCTTTGGCTTTATTGGGGGATTATTTGCCTTATTGACGCCCTGCGTTTTTCCGATGATTCCGCTGACGGTTTCTTTCTTTACCAAACGCAGCCAATCTAAGGCCGAGGGGATTCGCAATGCGACCATTTACGGCCTTTCTATCATTGGCATCTATGTAGCTTTGGGGATGTTTGTGACCATTGTATTTGGAGAGAATGCCTTGAACTGGTTATCTACGCACTGGATTCCCAACCTGAGCTTTTTTATTCTCTTCATTGCCTTTGCCATTTCTTTCTTTGGCTACTATGAAATTACGCTGCCCTCTTCTTGGTCCAATGAAACCGATAGAGCGGCCGACCGTGGTGGTTTGCTAGGGATTTTCTTTATGGCCTTTACGCTTTCTTTGGTCTCTTTCTCTTGTACAGGTCCTATTATCGGGACGCTTTTGGTACAAGCTGCAGAGGGTGGCCAATTGGCCCCTGCTGTGGGGATGCTCGGTTTTTCTTCTGCTTTGGCCCTTCCTTTTGCGCTCTTCTCGGCCTTTCCGGGTTGGCTCAACTCCTTGCCCCGTTCTGGTGGCTGGATGAATGTAGTGAAAGTGGTCTTGGGTTTTGTGGAGGTGGCCTTGGCCTTCAAATTCCTTTCTAAGGCCGATATGACCATGCACTGGGAGCTGCTCAAATATGAAACCTTCTTGGGGATTTATGTGGTCGTAGCTTTTGCTATGGGGATTTACCTTTTGGGCTTTATTCGTTTTCCACACGATATGAAAGGCGCTAAAATTAGCCTTCCTCGCAAAGGCTTGGGCTTGTTTAGCATTGCTTTGGCTACTTATTTTGCCCTAGGCTTTACGGTAGATGAAAAAACGGGCACCTATGCCACTCCTCCTATTATGAGTGGATTGGCTCCTCCTGCCTGCTACTCTTACTATCATCCTTGCGACTGTCCCGCTGGACTACAAAACTGCTTTCACGATTATGAAGAAGGTTTGGCTTATGCTAGAGAGCAGAAGTTGCCCATCATGATTGACTTTACGGGTTATGGCTGTGAAAACTGCCGCAAAATGGAAGACCAAGTTTGGGTTAAGCCTGAAATCAATAAAATTCTGAATGAAGAATATGTGCTCATTTCTCTTTATGTAGATGATCGCACAAAATTAGAGAAGACCCTTATCGCTCCTGATGGCCAAAAGATTCGGAATGTGGGGAATAAGTGGGCCGCCTTCGAGCGCCTCAACTTTGGCCAAGTGTCTCAGCCGCTATACGTGCTGATGGCTCCCGATGAGACGATCCTCAATACCCCTGTGGGCGCTGTCTTTGATGCCGATAAATATCAGGAATTTTTGGAGTGCGGATTAAGCAATTATGCACTTTGGGGCAAGGGAGAGTTAAAATAA
- a CDS encoding methionine aminotransferase — MIQFSSKFPSAETTIFSVMSALAQKHEAINLSQGFPNYPVDPRLIELVHKYMLAGKNQYAPMAGVPELNQRLAQKIEALYGASYDPATEITITAGATEAIFSSIMAFVRPGDEVIIIEPAYDCYLPAIELAGAKAVSYALKAPDWTIDWEELGQLITEKTRMFIINSPHNPIGRCFREEDMQALTDLLAPTNIILLSDEVYEHIVFDGQKHLSALSYPALRDRTLATYSFGKTLHSTGWKMGYVVGAARLMREFRMVHQFNVFSANTAVQYAIAEYLEDPNTYLGLSAFFQAKRDLFLGLMKDTPFQFEPSGGSYFQLGDYSQISELNDVDFARWLTIEKGVAVIPLSPFYSQEQPDNKVVRFCFAKTEETLAAAARRLHGL; from the coding sequence ATGATTCAGTTTTCCTCTAAATTTCCATCGGCAGAGACCACTATATTCTCGGTCATGTCGGCCTTGGCCCAAAAGCATGAGGCCATCAACCTATCGCAGGGCTTTCCGAACTATCCGGTAGATCCTCGCTTGATTGAGCTGGTCCATAAATATATGTTGGCGGGTAAAAACCAATATGCGCCCATGGCTGGAGTGCCTGAGCTCAACCAGCGTTTGGCCCAAAAAATTGAAGCCCTTTATGGGGCCAGTTATGATCCAGCTACAGAGATTACCATTACGGCAGGAGCTACCGAAGCCATCTTTTCCTCTATAATGGCCTTTGTTCGCCCAGGCGATGAGGTCATTATTATTGAGCCCGCCTATGATTGTTATCTACCTGCCATTGAGTTGGCGGGGGCCAAGGCGGTGTCCTATGCCCTCAAAGCACCCGATTGGACCATAGATTGGGAGGAATTGGGCCAACTGATTACAGAAAAAACGCGGATGTTCATCATTAACAGTCCACACAATCCCATTGGGCGTTGCTTTAGGGAGGAAGACATGCAGGCCCTAACTGATCTTTTGGCGCCGACCAACATTATACTATTGAGTGATGAGGTCTATGAGCATATTGTCTTTGATGGGCAAAAGCATTTATCGGCCCTCTCCTATCCAGCTTTGCGAGATCGGACCTTGGCTACTTATTCCTTTGGGAAAACCTTGCACAGCACGGGTTGGAAAATGGGCTATGTAGTGGGAGCGGCTCGGCTCATGCGAGAATTTAGGATGGTCCATCAATTCAATGTCTTTTCGGCCAATACGGCTGTGCAATACGCCATAGCCGAATATCTAGAAGACCCCAACACTTATTTGGGGCTATCGGCTTTCTTTCAGGCCAAGCGGGACCTCTTTTTGGGCCTTATGAAAGATACGCCCTTTCAGTTTGAGCCTTCTGGGGGCAGTTATTTTCAGTTGGGGGATTATAGCCAAATCTCGGAGTTGAATGATGTAGACTTTGCTCGTTGGTTGACCATAGAAAAGGGCGTGGCCGTGATTCCGCTTTCTCCATTTTACAGCCAAGAGCAGCCCGATAACAAGGTGGTCCGTTTTTGTTTTGCCAAAACCGAGGAGACCTTAGCGGCGGCGGCTCGGCGGCTGCATGGGCTATAG